A region from the Lytechinus variegatus isolate NC3 chromosome 6, Lvar_3.0, whole genome shotgun sequence genome encodes:
- the LOC121417614 gene encoding uncharacterized protein LOC121417614: MDEQPSAELKINTSSTLETALITSKELDNAIFSFKRGKASGPDDINPEHLIYLGSLKDGLHKGKGNNPGDPKNYRGITLTSTLCKLLELVLKPRIESSLSKCDIPDELQFGFQKGHSCLLTSCCLELVLELNTLSRKPTYVALLDAEKAFDRHPAWHLGDVVVQTASLHPHLGIIKSSIRRDPTEDIIAKGLKTFYALTGSGAYTGGLLPNHSATLWKVYCIPRMLYGVAIMTLTKGMKRRLDQAQQQLFKQILGIPKTAADESVLTGLIPLSTQVDQEKLLLIGQLLNLPHDRFEYRTFLHALSSQTTSIKAWQDTLSRYKLPDLHSLILQPVPYSQWKKLVKCAGRPSCKTEKKANA; encoded by the exons atggatgaaCAG CCGTCTGCTGAACTCAAGATCAACACCAGCTCTACTCTGGAAACAGCACTGATCACTTCTAAGGAACTTGACAATGCTATCTTTAGCTTTAAGAGGGGAAAAGCAAGTGGCCCAGATGATATCAACCCTGAACACCTTATCTACCTCGGA AGTCTAAAGGATGGCCTTCACAAGGGAAAAGGCAATAATCCTGGTGATCCAAAGAATTATAGGGGTATCACCCTCACATCAACACTCTGCAAACTACTAGAACTTGTCCTTAAACCTCGTATTGAGAGTTCTTTGTCAAAATGTGATATTCCTGATGAGCTCCAGTTTGGGTTTCAGAAAGGACATTCCTGTCTCCTTACCTCGTGCTGCCTTGAGCTGGTCCTTGAACTCAACACTCTCAGCAGAAAGCCTACTTATGTTGCCCTCCTTGATGCAGAGAAGGCCTTCGATAGG CATCCTGCCTGGCATCTTGGAGATGTTGTGGTGCAGACAGCCTCTTTGCATCCTCACCTTGGTATCATTAAGTCCAGCATCAGGCGAGACCCAACTGAAGACATCATCGCAAAAGGGCTAAAGACATTCTATGCACTAACTGGATCTGGAGCTTATACTGGCGGTCTGCTTCCAAACCACAGTGCCACTCTCTGGAAGGTCTACTGCATTCCCAGAATGCTGTATGGAGTGGCGATTATGACCCTCACCAAAGGAATGAAGAGAAGGCTTGATCAAGCACAGCAACAGTTATTCAAGCAAATCCTGGGCATCCCCAAAACTGCTGCAGATGAGTCTGTACTGACCGGCCTCATTCCACTGAGCACTCAAGTGGATCAAGAAAAGCTCCTTCTAATAGGGCAGCTGCTTAATCTACCCCATGACCGATTTGAATACCGGACGTTCCTGCATGCTCTCTCCAGTCAAACCACCTCTATCAAAGCATGGCAGGATACTCTTAGTAGATACAAGCTTCCAGACCTCCACTCTCTCATTCTGCAGCCTGTACCATACAGTCAATGGAAGAAGCTTGTGAAGTGTGCT GGCAGACCTTCATGCAAAACTGAAAAGAAGGCAAATGCATGA